In the Caballeronia sp. LZ062 genome, one interval contains:
- a CDS encoding DNA cytosine methyltransferase encodes MDISLEQGKRLTMSRPLGIDLFAGAGGLSLGFEQAGFDVVAAVEIDPIHAAVHEFNFPHCAVIPQSVEHLTGSQIRSAAGIGKRKIDVVFGGAPCQGFSLIGQRALDDPRNALVRHFVRLVRELDAETFVFENVKGITVGKHAQFLQELIDEFSSIGYEIRLPWRILNAAHFGAPQHRERLILMGCKRGRNLPTYPEPMFRPAGSRADLPTLPEGPSCYDALEDIPDAEQFPELNSSDSVRVKWGKASAYARPLRGLIRADWDFSYKRQFNPGLLTSSMRTDHTEISRRRFKATGEGEVEPISRFFKLPSSGVSNTLRAGTDSARGAFTSPRPVHYKYARCVTVREMARLHGFPDWFRLHQTKWHGARQIGNAVPPPLARAVAAQVMTALGVQPVVPDEEMELGNSGLLRMDMGQAANHFGVPVVIGKRDKKGAPKRKQWDERTTVRVPAEQLVLYPFDAGTELV; translated from the coding sequence TTGGATATTTCGCTTGAACAGGGGAAGAGATTGACGATGAGCCGACCATTAGGTATTGATTTGTTCGCGGGTGCTGGCGGCCTATCGCTCGGGTTCGAACAAGCAGGCTTTGACGTAGTCGCTGCCGTCGAGATCGACCCGATTCATGCCGCGGTCCATGAGTTCAACTTCCCTCACTGTGCTGTGATCCCGCAAAGCGTCGAGCATCTTACGGGTTCGCAAATCCGGAGTGCTGCCGGCATCGGCAAGCGGAAGATCGACGTAGTCTTTGGAGGCGCTCCTTGCCAAGGGTTCTCGCTTATTGGGCAACGCGCTCTCGACGATCCGCGCAACGCACTCGTCCGACACTTTGTTCGCCTCGTACGTGAATTGGACGCTGAGACATTCGTTTTCGAGAACGTCAAAGGCATCACGGTGGGGAAACATGCACAGTTCCTTCAGGAGCTAATCGACGAATTCTCGAGCATCGGCTATGAGATTCGCCTTCCTTGGCGAATCCTCAATGCAGCGCACTTCGGCGCGCCGCAACATCGTGAACGTCTCATCCTGATGGGGTGCAAGAGAGGTCGAAATCTTCCGACCTATCCGGAGCCAATGTTCCGCCCCGCTGGCTCGCGTGCTGATTTACCCACGCTTCCTGAGGGGCCGTCTTGCTACGACGCACTGGAAGATATTCCCGACGCGGAACAGTTCCCGGAACTCAATAGCTCGGATTCAGTGAGAGTGAAGTGGGGCAAGGCCAGCGCTTACGCGAGGCCTTTGCGCGGTTTGATTCGTGCTGATTGGGATTTCTCGTACAAGCGTCAGTTCAACCCGGGCTTGCTGACGAGTAGTATGCGGACTGATCACACGGAAATTTCTCGTCGAAGGTTCAAGGCTACGGGCGAAGGGGAAGTCGAGCCGATTTCACGTTTCTTTAAACTTCCGAGCTCAGGAGTAAGTAACACGTTGCGCGCTGGTACCGATAGCGCCCGCGGCGCCTTTACCTCCCCCCGGCCAGTGCACTACAAATACGCGCGCTGCGTGACCGTGAGAGAGATGGCGCGCCTGCATGGATTTCCGGACTGGTTTCGCCTGCATCAGACGAAATGGCATGGAGCCCGGCAGATCGGAAACGCAGTGCCTCCGCCGCTTGCTCGCGCAGTGGCCGCCCAGGTAATGACCGCCCTTGGTGTGCAACCTGTCGTACCGGACGAAGAGATGGAGCTTGGCAATAGCGGGCTGCTGCGAATGGACATGGGGCAGGCAGCGAACCATTTCGGCGTACCTGTAGTCATCGGCAAACGTGACAAGAAGGGAGCGCCGAAGCGTAAGCAATGGGACGAAAGAACTACGGTGCGCGTGCCTGCTGAACAGCTGGTGCTATATCCCTTTGACGCTGGGACAGAGCTCGTATGA
- the gcvT gene encoding glycine cleavage system aminomethyltransferase GcvT, which yields MTELQHTPLHAAHLALNARMVDFGGWDMPVNYGSQIDEHRAVRTDAGMFDVSHMRVVDFEGDAVRAFFRHAIANNVDKLTTPGKALYSCLLKEDGGVIDDLIVYYFSETRFRVVVNASTADNDIAWFGKLNADGNFNLTITPRRDFGIIAVQGPNAREKVWNVLPDTRAGTETIKPFNAVMFPSTEYGELMLARTGYTGEDGFEIVVPAASIEKLWTALFAAGVKPAGLGARDTLRLEAGMNLYGQDMDETVSPLDAGLAWTVDLKTPRDFVGRAALEANGSKASFVGLVLIKENGRAGGVLRAHQKVVTPHGEGEITSGTFSPSMQESIAFARVPTAVAPGDTVQVVIRDKQVPARVVKLPFVRNGKVLVELA from the coding sequence ATGACCGAACTTCAACACACGCCCTTGCACGCCGCTCACCTCGCGCTCAACGCGCGCATGGTCGATTTCGGCGGCTGGGACATGCCCGTCAACTACGGTTCGCAGATCGACGAGCATCGCGCCGTGCGCACCGACGCCGGCATGTTCGACGTGTCGCACATGCGCGTCGTCGATTTCGAGGGCGACGCCGTCCGCGCGTTCTTCCGCCACGCGATCGCCAACAATGTCGACAAGCTGACCACGCCCGGCAAGGCGCTCTACTCGTGCCTGCTGAAAGAGGACGGCGGCGTGATCGACGACCTCATCGTCTATTACTTCTCGGAAACGCGCTTTCGCGTGGTCGTGAACGCGAGCACGGCGGACAACGACATCGCGTGGTTCGGGAAGCTGAACGCCGACGGCAACTTCAATCTCACGATCACGCCGCGCCGCGATTTCGGCATCATCGCCGTTCAAGGGCCGAACGCACGCGAAAAGGTGTGGAACGTGCTGCCGGACACGCGGGCCGGGACCGAAACCATCAAGCCGTTCAACGCCGTCATGTTCCCGTCCACCGAATACGGCGAACTGATGCTCGCGCGCACCGGCTACACGGGCGAGGACGGCTTCGAGATCGTCGTGCCGGCTGCGAGTATCGAGAAGCTGTGGACCGCGCTCTTCGCCGCGGGCGTCAAACCGGCGGGCCTCGGCGCGCGCGACACGCTGCGGCTCGAAGCCGGCATGAATCTCTACGGTCAGGACATGGACGAAACCGTCTCTCCGCTCGACGCAGGCCTCGCCTGGACCGTCGACCTAAAGACGCCGCGCGATTTCGTCGGCCGCGCGGCGCTCGAGGCGAACGGCTCCAAGGCGAGCTTCGTCGGGCTCGTGCTCATCAAGGAAAACGGTCGTGCGGGCGGCGTGCTGCGGGCGCATCAAAAGGTCGTGACGCCGCACGGCGAAGGCGAGATCACGAGCGGCACGTTTTCGCCGTCCATGCAGGAGTCGATTGCGTTCGCCCGCGTGCCGACGGCCGTCGCGCCGGGCGATACGGTGCAGGTCGTCATCCGCGACAAGCAAGTTCCCGCGCGCGTGGTAAAACTTCCGTTCGTGCGCAACGGCAAGGTGCTAGTCGAACTGGCATAA
- a CDS encoding very short patch repair endonuclease, which yields MRAVRTKNTGPELLVRRTLHRLGYRYRLHVKELSGSPDIVFAGRKKLIFVHGCYWHGHFCKKGALPKSGLQYWAPKIGANRLRDEANIRSLTADGWAVLTLWQCELNDANWLETKLISFLGAPKIRSTT from the coding sequence ATGCGCGCCGTTCGCACAAAGAACACAGGGCCGGAACTGCTCGTGCGAAGGACGCTGCACCGACTGGGATATCGGTATCGTTTGCACGTTAAGGAGCTTTCGGGATCGCCGGACATAGTGTTCGCCGGCAGAAAAAAGCTAATCTTTGTGCACGGTTGCTATTGGCATGGTCACTTCTGCAAGAAAGGCGCTCTTCCGAAGTCCGGTCTTCAGTACTGGGCCCCCAAGATCGGAGCTAACCGGCTGCGGGACGAAGCAAATATTCGTTCGTTGACGGCTGATGGATGGGCGGTTTTGACGCTGTGGCAGTGCGAACTCAACGATGCAAACTGGTTAGAGACGAAGCTTATCTCCTTCCTCGGAGCCCCGAAAATTCGATCGACAACTTGA
- a CDS encoding oxidoreductase produces the protein MSSALKVGLMGYGLAGATFHAPVIEHCGRAKVAAIATSQAERALADYPDARIVADFDALIALTDVPCVVIATPNDTHFDLAHRALSAGKHVVVDKPVTLSARDARTLADLAAERGLLFAPFHNRRWDGDFLTVRTLIESGRLGRITHYESHFDRFRPKVPQRWREEAARGGGLLFDLGPHLIDQALTLFGAPQTVTAFVKAHRDHAHAPDYVHLVLGYADKEVVLHASALAALEPPRFSIHGTRGSYVKTGLDVQEDQLRSGMRPGNPEFGKNPPGLLREVDGDHDLRHQFATRDGAYVEFYRALAASVTDGKPFPVTPQDAVDVMTVIELAMQSEREGRRVAFERLT, from the coding sequence ATGAGTTCAGCATTGAAAGTCGGCCTGATGGGCTATGGCCTGGCCGGTGCGACGTTCCACGCGCCCGTCATCGAGCATTGCGGCCGCGCGAAGGTCGCCGCCATCGCGACGAGTCAGGCCGAGCGCGCGCTCGCCGACTATCCGGATGCGCGCATCGTCGCGGACTTCGATGCGCTCATCGCGCTCACCGACGTTCCGTGCGTCGTCATCGCCACGCCGAACGACACGCACTTCGACCTCGCGCACCGTGCTTTGTCGGCGGGCAAACATGTGGTCGTCGACAAGCCGGTCACGCTGTCCGCCCGCGATGCGCGCACGCTCGCCGATCTCGCCGCCGAGCGCGGATTGCTCTTCGCGCCGTTTCACAATCGCCGCTGGGACGGGGATTTTCTGACGGTGCGCACGCTGATCGAAAGCGGGCGGCTCGGGCGCATCACGCATTACGAATCGCATTTCGACCGTTTTCGCCCGAAAGTGCCGCAGCGTTGGCGCGAAGAAGCGGCGCGCGGCGGCGGTTTGCTGTTCGATCTGGGGCCGCATCTGATCGATCAGGCGCTGACGCTGTTCGGCGCGCCGCAGACGGTGACGGCGTTCGTGAAGGCGCATCGCGACCACGCGCACGCGCCGGACTACGTGCATCTCGTGCTCGGTTACGCGGACAAGGAAGTAGTGCTGCACGCGAGCGCGCTGGCGGCGCTGGAGCCGCCGCGCTTTTCGATTCACGGCACGCGCGGCAGCTATGTGAAAACCGGCCTCGACGTGCAGGAAGACCAGCTTCGCTCCGGCATGCGGCCGGGCAATCCGGAATTCGGCAAGAATCCGCCGGGCCTCTTGCGCGAAGTAGACGGCGACCACGATCTGCGGCATCAGTTCGCGACGCGCGATGGCGCTTATGTGGAGTTTTATCGCGCGCTGGCGGCGTCGGTGACCGACGGCAAGCCGTTTCCGGTGACGCCGCAAGATGCCGTCGATGTGATGACGGTCATCGAGCTGGCGATGCAGAGCGAGCGGGAAGGGCGGAGGGTGGCATTTGAGCGGCTAACATGA
- a CDS encoding MinD/ParA family protein, which produces MDKFVLDQAEGLRRLLTRGGSRVVAVAGGPAGIGCTSAVVNLGAALSVHGKDVLVIDERQNAGSVTRMTGMSGAGALAAVMSGREALQDAVTRTPFGFSLIAAPRDERISHDVAQCRALLDGPADIVLIDAQLDRYGALSSLAAQAHDFLIVTRVAASAITEAYACIKRLHYAHAIGQFRVLVNHVQNPADAAVAFDNLSGVASRYLAVSLVQAGYVSEDARVTRAKELSRCAVEAFPATAAARDYRQIAAELLHWPMRPAPSERETQVRNDARFSVGEADKGGRDTGRMASMFSSHALTSTASM; this is translated from the coding sequence TGGTGGCGGTGGCGGGTGGACCGGCGGGCATCGGCTGTACGTCGGCGGTCGTGAATCTGGGCGCGGCGCTGTCCGTGCATGGCAAGGACGTGCTCGTGATCGACGAGCGCCAGAACGCGGGATCGGTGACGCGCATGACTGGGATGTCCGGCGCGGGCGCGCTCGCCGCGGTCATGTCGGGCCGCGAGGCGCTGCAAGACGCCGTGACGCGCACGCCGTTCGGCTTCTCGCTGATCGCCGCGCCGCGCGACGAACGCATCAGCCACGACGTTGCGCAGTGCCGAGCGCTGCTCGACGGACCGGCGGACATCGTGCTGATCGACGCGCAACTCGATCGATACGGCGCGCTCTCGTCGCTCGCGGCGCAGGCGCATGACTTTCTCATCGTGACGCGGGTGGCCGCGTCCGCGATCACCGAGGCGTATGCGTGCATCAAGCGTCTGCACTACGCCCATGCGATCGGCCAGTTCCGCGTGCTCGTCAATCACGTGCAGAACCCGGCTGACGCGGCGGTCGCGTTCGACAACCTGTCGGGCGTCGCGAGCCGGTATCTGGCCGTGTCGCTCGTGCAGGCAGGGTATGTGTCCGAGGATGCGCGCGTCACTCGGGCGAAGGAGCTCTCGCGCTGTGCGGTGGAAGCGTTCCCGGCGACAGCCGCGGCGCGCGACTACCGGCAGATTGCGGCGGAGCTTCTGCATTGGCCGATGCGTCCCGCGCCGTCTGAGCGCGAGACGCAGGTCCGGAATGACGCGCGGTTTTCGGTTGGCGAGGCTGACAAGGGCGGACGGGACACGGGGCGCATGGCGTCGATGTTTTCCAGTCATGCATTGACCAGTACGGCGTCGATGTGA
- a CDS encoding GGDEF domain-containing protein, translated as MQHAHHPPRWPHAFAWAALRHPEREQATLRVVLGAVVLLAYACYAWRFPSRDASLVAQIVGLYVLYGAVTLLIVSRMASPSTKRLMITTIADQALVGAALAAGGDSALPLLWVVFWFLIGSGCRYGKRTLAVSSATAISVIAALALWQPWWNANLSAALGLALSVLAASVYLTVLVDRLGNANRHLARQASTDPLTGLANRYALEHIVNRTMEAAAQDTALLLIDLDGFKEVNDTYGHAIGDLLLQQFADVLARRMPNSDTVARLGGDEFVVLAHHAQNRSAVLAITEGIHAALASITSVEGRAVSVSASIGACMLSSTADARHADIHAVLRAADRAMYRAKSLGIGKTVFAEARDFEAG; from the coding sequence ATGCAGCACGCCCACCACCCGCCACGCTGGCCTCATGCCTTCGCGTGGGCGGCGCTTCGGCATCCCGAACGCGAACAAGCCACGCTGCGCGTCGTGCTGGGCGCCGTCGTTCTCCTCGCCTACGCTTGCTATGCGTGGCGCTTTCCGTCGCGCGATGCGTCGCTGGTTGCGCAAATCGTCGGGCTCTATGTGTTGTACGGTGCGGTCACGCTGCTCATCGTCAGCCGCATGGCGTCGCCATCGACGAAGCGGCTCATGATCACGACGATCGCCGATCAGGCGCTCGTCGGCGCGGCGCTCGCCGCTGGCGGCGACAGCGCGCTGCCGCTCCTGTGGGTGGTGTTCTGGTTTTTGATCGGCTCCGGCTGCCGCTACGGCAAGCGCACGCTCGCCGTCTCGAGCGCGACGGCCATCTCCGTGATCGCCGCACTCGCGCTGTGGCAACCGTGGTGGAACGCGAACCTGTCCGCTGCGCTCGGGCTCGCGCTGAGCGTGCTGGCGGCATCGGTGTACCTGACCGTGCTCGTCGATCGTCTCGGCAATGCCAATCGCCATCTCGCGCGCCAGGCATCGACCGATCCGCTCACCGGCCTCGCCAACCGCTACGCGCTCGAACACATCGTCAATCGCACGATGGAGGCCGCAGCGCAGGACACCGCGCTGCTTCTGATCGACCTCGACGGCTTCAAGGAAGTCAACGATACCTACGGCCACGCCATTGGCGACTTGCTGTTGCAGCAGTTCGCCGACGTGCTCGCCCGCCGCATGCCCAATAGCGACACCGTGGCGCGCCTCGGCGGCGACGAGTTCGTGGTGCTCGCGCATCATGCGCAGAACCGCTCCGCCGTGCTCGCCATCACCGAAGGCATTCACGCCGCGCTCGCGTCCATCACGTCGGTGGAAGGGCGGGCCGTCTCGGTCTCCGCGAGCATCGGCGCGTGCATGCTGTCGAGCACCGCCGACGCGCGTCACGCCGACATCCACGCCGTGCTGCGCGCCGCCGACCGCGCCATGTATCGCGCGAAAAGCCTCGGCATCGGCAAAACAGTGTTTGCCGAAGCGCGAGACTTCGAGGCCGGCTAG
- a CDS encoding RNA polymerase sigma factor FliA has translation MYNAQGKLSQSDVLTKYAPLVRRLGLQLVAKMPASVDLDDLIQAGMIGLLDAASRYKEDQGAQFETYASQRIRGAMLDELRANDWLPRSMRKTSREVESAVHKVEQNLGRAASETEIAEHMKLPLDEYQSMLQDLHGSQLIYYEDFDRSADDEPFLDRYCVDRSDPLSALLDDSLRGALIEAIDKLPEREKLLMSLYYERGLNLREIGAVMEVSESRVCQLHSQAVARLRAKLREQSWTSVEA, from the coding sequence ATGTACAACGCCCAAGGCAAACTCTCACAGTCGGACGTTCTGACGAAATATGCGCCGCTCGTTCGACGGCTGGGACTTCAGCTCGTCGCCAAGATGCCGGCGAGCGTCGACCTCGACGACCTGATTCAGGCCGGCATGATCGGCCTTCTGGATGCGGCGAGCCGCTACAAGGAAGATCAGGGTGCGCAATTCGAAACCTACGCGAGCCAGCGCATTCGCGGCGCGATGCTCGACGAACTGCGCGCCAACGACTGGCTGCCGCGCAGCATGCGCAAGACGTCGCGCGAAGTGGAATCGGCGGTGCACAAGGTCGAGCAGAACCTCGGCCGCGCCGCGAGCGAGACCGAGATTGCCGAGCACATGAAGCTGCCGCTCGACGAGTATCAGTCGATGCTGCAAGACCTGCACGGCAGCCAGCTGATCTATTACGAAGACTTCGACCGCTCCGCCGACGACGAGCCGTTCCTCGACCGCTATTGCGTCGACCGTTCGGACCCGCTGTCCGCGCTGCTCGACGACAGCCTGCGCGGCGCGTTGATCGAAGCCATCGACAAGCTGCCGGAACGCGAGAAGCTCCTGATGAGCCTCTACTACGAACGCGGCCTGAACCTGCGCGAAATCGGCGCGGTGATGGAAGTGAGCGAATCGCGCGTGTGTCAGCTGCATAGCCAGGCGGTCGCGCGTCTGCGCGCCAAGCTGCGCGAGCAGTCGTGGACGAGCGTCGAGGCGTGA
- a CDS encoding UvrD-helicase domain-containing protein — protein sequence MSAGLNAAQSEAVRYLDGPCLVLAGAGSGKTRVITQKIAHLIEGRGFEPKHIAALTFTNKAALEMRERTAKLLEGKTLTTPGKEGRKVPVNQLTICTFHSLGVQIMRQEAEHVGLKPQFSIMDADDCFGMVQEQLGTTDKGLIRKIQSIISLWKNAMVSPNQAAVLASNEDEHQAAIVYRSYAATLHAYQALDFDDLILRPAQLFAENEHVREKWQNRLRYLLIDEYQDTNACQYELLKLLAGPRAAFTAVGDDDQAIYGWRGATLENLAQLSKDFPKLHVVKLEQNYRSTVRILTAANNVIANNPKLFEKKLWSEHGMGDTITVTGCNDEEHEAESVVFRLSAHKFERRAAFRDYAILYRGNFQARIFEQVLRRERIPYVLSGGQSFFDRAEIKDLIAYLRLIANPDDDPAFIRAITTPRRGVGNTTLEALGAFAGAAKVSLFEAVFMGGIEARLSARQVEPLRTFCEWIRRLSDRAGRDPATEVLDDMMEAIHYEAYLYDAFDERQAQSKWQNVLEFLEWLKRKGTKPEASPEAEQTGFDTADGLADEGKNLLGLIQTVALMSMLEGKDEDPDAVRLSTVHASKGLEYPHVFLVGVEEGIMPHRGGSDDDAPIDDARIEEERRLMYVAITRAQRSLHLNWCKKRKRARETVVCEPSRFIPEMLLDDAPPPTPEEAPLSPKDRMAMLKAMLQKN from the coding sequence ATGTCCGCAGGTCTCAACGCCGCCCAAAGCGAAGCGGTGCGCTATCTCGATGGTCCCTGTCTCGTGCTCGCCGGCGCGGGCAGCGGCAAGACGCGCGTCATCACGCAGAAAATCGCGCATCTGATCGAAGGACGCGGCTTCGAGCCGAAGCACATTGCCGCGCTCACCTTCACGAACAAGGCCGCGCTCGAAATGCGCGAGCGCACCGCGAAGCTGCTCGAAGGCAAGACACTCACGACGCCCGGCAAGGAAGGCCGCAAAGTGCCGGTCAATCAGCTGACCATCTGCACGTTTCACTCGCTCGGCGTGCAGATCATGCGGCAGGAAGCGGAGCACGTCGGCCTGAAGCCGCAGTTTTCCATCATGGATGCCGACGACTGCTTCGGCATGGTTCAGGAGCAGCTCGGCACCACGGACAAAGGGCTGATCCGCAAGATTCAGTCGATCATCTCGCTGTGGAAAAACGCGATGGTCTCGCCCAATCAGGCCGCCGTGCTCGCGAGCAACGAGGACGAGCATCAGGCGGCGATCGTCTACCGCAGCTACGCGGCGACGCTGCACGCGTATCAGGCGCTCGATTTCGACGATCTGATCCTGCGCCCCGCGCAGCTTTTTGCGGAAAACGAGCACGTGCGGGAGAAGTGGCAGAACCGCCTGCGGTACTTGCTGATCGACGAGTATCAGGACACGAACGCCTGCCAGTACGAACTGCTGAAGCTGCTCGCCGGTCCGCGCGCCGCGTTCACGGCGGTCGGCGACGACGATCAGGCCATCTACGGCTGGCGCGGCGCGACGCTCGAAAACCTCGCGCAGTTGAGCAAGGACTTTCCGAAGCTGCATGTGGTGAAGCTGGAGCAGAACTATCGCTCGACGGTGCGCATTCTGACGGCGGCGAACAACGTGATCGCGAACAATCCGAAGCTGTTCGAGAAGAAGCTGTGGTCCGAGCACGGCATGGGCGACACTATCACCGTGACCGGCTGCAATGACGAAGAGCACGAGGCCGAGTCCGTCGTGTTTCGTCTGTCGGCGCACAAGTTCGAGCGGCGCGCGGCGTTTCGCGATTACGCCATTCTGTATCGCGGCAATTTTCAGGCGCGCATCTTTGAACAAGTGCTGCGGCGCGAGCGCATCCCGTATGTGCTCTCGGGCGGACAGTCGTTTTTCGACCGCGCGGAGATCAAGGATCTGATCGCGTATCTGCGTCTGATCGCGAATCCCGACGACGATCCCGCGTTCATCCGCGCCATCACGACGCCCCGGCGCGGCGTCGGCAACACGACGCTGGAGGCGCTCGGCGCGTTCGCGGGCGCGGCGAAGGTGTCGCTGTTCGAAGCGGTCTTCATGGGCGGCATCGAGGCGCGGCTCTCGGCGCGGCAGGTGGAACCGCTGCGCACATTCTGTGAGTGGATTCGCCGCCTGTCGGACCGCGCGGGCCGCGATCCGGCGACCGAAGTGCTCGACGACATGATGGAAGCCATCCACTACGAAGCGTATCTCTACGACGCGTTCGACGAGCGGCAGGCGCAATCCAAGTGGCAGAACGTGCTGGAGTTTCTCGAATGGCTGAAGCGCAAGGGCACGAAGCCCGAGGCATCGCCTGAAGCGGAGCAGACGGGCTTCGATACCGCCGACGGTCTCGCCGACGAAGGCAAGAACCTGCTCGGGCTGATTCAGACCGTCGCGCTGATGTCGATGCTCGAAGGCAAGGACGAAGACCCCGACGCAGTGCGCCTTTCGACCGTGCATGCGTCGAAGGGACTCGAATATCCGCACGTCTTTCTGGTCGGCGTCGAGGAAGGCATCATGCCGCATCGCGGCGGCTCGGACGACGACGCGCCCATTGACGACGCGCGCATCGAGGAAGAGCGCCGGTTGATGTACGTGGCGATCACGCGGGCGCAGCGCAGCCTGCATCTGAACTGGTGCAAGAAGCGAAAGCGCGCGCGCGAGACGGTGGTATGCGAGCCGTCGCGCTTCATCCCCGAGATGCTGCTCGACGACGCCCCGCCGCCGACGCCCGAAGAAGCGCCACTCTCGCCCAAAGATCGCATGGCGATGCTGAAGGCGATGTTGCAGAAGAACTAA
- a CDS encoding c-type cytochrome has translation MSEAPHGAPIKTPGQLIAAVIAGFGIPVAIIVLLAVYVDNTTRTGAGTNLDASVEQRIAPAAQVNIRDANAPRVYKTGEEVFKAVCSACHAAGTAGAPKFGDASAWAPRIGEGYDTLVHNALNGKGAMPPRGGTSPDDYSDFEIARAVVYMANNGGAKFDEPAQPTPGAAASASAPSSASAPAAASGAAGASSTENAQAAAAVAALASVPQAASAPAAGAQSADASQAGKALYEQVCQACHAAGVLNAPKFGDKAAWAPRLKDPMDTIYNYALHGKGAMPPKGGSNASDADVKAAVDYMVNAAK, from the coding sequence ATGAGCGAAGCACCCCACGGAGCCCCGATCAAGACACCCGGCCAACTCATCGCGGCGGTTATCGCGGGGTTCGGCATTCCCGTCGCCATCATCGTTCTGCTTGCGGTCTACGTCGACAACACGACGCGCACCGGCGCGGGCACCAATCTCGACGCATCCGTCGAACAGAGAATCGCGCCGGCCGCGCAAGTCAATATCCGCGACGCCAACGCGCCGCGCGTCTACAAAACCGGCGAGGAAGTCTTCAAGGCCGTGTGCTCGGCCTGTCACGCCGCTGGCACCGCCGGCGCGCCCAAGTTCGGCGATGCCAGCGCATGGGCGCCGCGCATCGGCGAAGGTTACGACACGCTCGTCCACAACGCACTGAACGGCAAGGGCGCGATGCCCCCGCGCGGCGGCACCAGCCCCGACGACTACAGCGATTTCGAGATTGCGCGCGCCGTCGTCTACATGGCGAACAACGGCGGCGCGAAGTTCGACGAGCCGGCGCAGCCCACGCCGGGCGCTGCGGCATCGGCATCGGCGCCGTCGTCTGCTTCCGCGCCGGCGGCGGCTTCCGGCGCAGCGGGCGCCAGCTCGACCGAAAACGCCCAAGCCGCAGCCGCCGTCGCGGCACTCGCTTCCGTGCCGCAGGCGGCATCGGCTCCGGCGGCGGGCGCGCAAAGCGCCGATGCATCCCAAGCCGGCAAGGCGCTCTACGAACAGGTCTGTCAGGCGTGCCACGCGGCGGGCGTGCTCAACGCGCCGAAGTTCGGCGACAAGGCCGCTTGGGCGCCGCGTCTCAAAGACCCGATGGACACTATCTACAACTACGCGCTGCACGGCAAGGGCGCGATGCCGCCGAAGGGCGGATCGAACGCGTCGGATGCCGACGTAAAGGCCGCCGTCGATTACATGGTGAACGCCGCGAAGTAA
- the gcvH gene encoding glycine cleavage system protein GcvH: MSIPADLKYTESHEWVRTESDGTLTVGITDHAQEALGDIVFVELPAAGKSVAAGDAIAVIESVKAASDIYAPVSGEIVAANDALTSSPDQVNGAPYESWLFKIKPASDAGLDKLLDAEGYGKSIGE; encoded by the coding sequence ATGAGCATCCCGGCCGATCTGAAATACACCGAATCGCACGAATGGGTCCGCACGGAGTCCGACGGCACGTTGACCGTCGGCATTACCGATCACGCGCAAGAGGCGCTCGGCGATATCGTGTTCGTCGAGCTGCCGGCGGCGGGCAAGTCCGTCGCGGCGGGCGACGCCATCGCGGTCATCGAATCGGTAAAGGCCGCCTCCGACATCTACGCGCCGGTCTCGGGCGAAATCGTCGCGGCGAATGACGCGCTGACGTCGTCACCGGATCAGGTGAACGGCGCGCCGTACGAAAGCTGGCTCTTCAAGATCAAGCCCGCGAGCGATGCGGGCCTCGACAAGCTGCTCGACGCCGAAGGCTACGGCAAGTCGATCGGCGAATAA